From a single Phragmites australis chromosome 7, lpPhrAust1.1, whole genome shotgun sequence genomic region:
- the LOC133924176 gene encoding protein S40-7-like, whose product MDEYRPRRSPAGERFIGMFSSPSPSSSPTEPSFVAGDELHEDDFLFSSPDAPPPQDGPMSPSRGLQQGHLGLLAALALHEGDRRLLVRGGGGGVAASAAADSAGTLLRRKATIAAAAASAASGSGSALSPTQSPTSTARAIPATARPKNAVPAPPYQYHQSAPVKVPVRRPTRKPAIGRWDEFDDDDDDDFQRGDAAMLPPHEMVARASAGGAGPAAPFSMLEGAGRTLKGRDLRRVRDAVLRQTGFLD is encoded by the coding sequence ATGGACGAGTACCGGCCGCGCCGGTCCCCGGCGGGGGAGCGGTTCATCGGGATGTTCTCGTCGCCATCTCCCTCGTCGTCCCCGACGGAGCCCTCGTTCGTCGCGGGGGACGAGCTCCACGAGGATGACTTCCTCTTCTCGTCGCcggacgcgccgccgccgcaagaCGGGCCCATGAGCCCTAGCCGGGGACTGCAGCAGGGGCacctcggcctcctcgccgcgctGGCGCTGCACGAGGGGGACAGGAGGCTCCTGGTCCgtggcggcgggggaggggtAGCGGCATCCGCGGCCGCGGACAGCGCGGGGACGCTTCTCCGGCGCAAGGCGACCATCGCGGCCGCAGCTGCCTCGGCGGCCTCCGGGAGTGGGAGCGCGCTGTCGCCCACCCAATCCCCGACATCCACCGCGCGGGCCATCCCGGCGACCGCGAGACCGAAGAACGCCGTGCCTGCCCCGCCGTACCAGTACCACCAGTCGGCGCCCGTGAAGGTGCCGGTTCGCCGTCCGACCCGGAAGCCGGCGATCGGGCGGTGGGACGAattcgacgacgacgacgacgacgacttcCAGCGCGGAGATGCCGCCATGCTGCCCCCGCACGAGATGGTCGCCCGGGCATCCGCTGGTGGGGCCGGGCCCGCCGCGCCGTTCTCCATGCTCGAGGGCGCCGGGCGCACGCTCAAGGGCCGAGACCTGCGGCGGGTGCGCGATGCCGTGCTCCGACAAACCGGATTCCTCGACTGA